Proteins found in one Hyla sarda isolate aHylSar1 chromosome 7, aHylSar1.hap1, whole genome shotgun sequence genomic segment:
- the LOC130282416 gene encoding trypsin-like, with translation MKLLLLVLGLAAAAPIEDDDKIVGGYKCPESSIPYQVSLNVGYHFCGGALISTLWVVSAAHCYQRRIQVRLGEYNIKELEGPEIFVASSKVIPHPQYDTSTLDNDIMLIRLKKPVRLSSQIKTVSLPTHCEVTGTRCLISGWGNTLSNGDNYPNVLQCLNAPILNDQQCRDAYPDQITKNMVCLGYLEGGKDACQGDSGGPVVCNGKLQGIVSWGQGCALPGYPGVYTKVCNYVSWMEETMDK, from the exons ctgcggCCCCCATTGAGGATGACGATAAGATCGTCGGGGGTTACAAATGCCCAGAAAGTTCAATTCCGTACCAGGTGTCTCTGAATGTTGGATATCATTTCTGTGGAGGGGCCCTCATCAGCACCTTATGGGTGGTGTCTGCTGCTCATTGCTATCAAAG gcGTATTCAGGTCCGGCTCGGAGAATATAACATCAAAGAGTTAGAAGGGCCCGAGATATTTGTTGCGTCCTCCAAGGTCATTCCACACCCGCAATACGACACTTCTACTCTGGATAACGATATCATGTTAATCCGGCTAAAAAAGCCAGTAAGGCTGAGCTCCCAAATAAAGACAGTTAGTCTACCGACTCACTGTGAGGTGACGGGGACGCGTTGTCTCATCTCAGGGTGGGGGAACACTCTGAGTAATGGGG ataATTATCCGAATGTCCTTCAGTGCCTTAACGCTCCGATTCTGAATGATCAGCAGTGCCGTGACGCTTATCCTGATCAAATCACTAAGAACATGGTCTGCTTGGGCTACCTAGAAGGTGGAAAAGACGCTTGTCAG GGTGACTCCGGGGGTCCTGTGGTTTGTAATGGAAAACTGCAAGGAATAGTGTCCTGGGGCCAAGGATGCGCCTTACCGGGATATCCAGGAGTATATACAAAGGTGTGTAACTATGTGTCCTGGATGGAGGAGACCATGGACAAATAG